CACTGGTAGACCGAGGTTGCGCCGGGCAGGCGGCTCACGCAGGCGGCCAGCCCCTCGACAACGAGCGCGTGGGCGATCTCGCGGGCGCTCTCTTCGGAGTCGGTGGTGCTCAGGGCCACGCAGGCCTCGGTGGGTGAGATGTCCATTGGTTCAATCTCCTCAAGTCAGCCTGTCATTCTGAGCGAAGCGAAGAATCGGCTGGAGCCGGCTGGGACGCGATTCTTCGCTGCGTTCAGAATGACAGCTTAGCGGAACTCCGCGCGGGAGAAAGGCCGCCCAGCGGCCAAAAACAAAACCGCCGCGCGGTGCGC
Above is a genomic segment from Chrysiogenia bacterium containing:
- the cutA gene encoding divalent cation tolerance protein CutA: MDISPTEACVALSTTDSEESAREIAHALVVEGLAACVSRLPGATSVYQ